A single region of the Pararhodospirillum photometricum DSM 122 genome encodes:
- a CDS encoding TolC family protein, which yields MKMRLGLSVSFLALLSACAVQPEPFTASDLAQQALDDRLALFKDTAPLAGPMTLDEAMARALAHNLDKRSKMMEEALALGQTEVDAFEMLPKLAANAGYTYRSEYYATRSRDLVTGITNPNINPTYSQDREVFTSDLTMSWNILDFGVSYYTAHQNANRALIAQERRRKAVHTLVQEVRTAFWRTAAYQTLKGDVDRTMQEAQAALERSRIVERENLRAPAEALRYQKSLLETLRQLTLLQQDLSTAPLELAALVNLPPSQDIRVVVPADLAVRIWDMPLERMEDLAFNNNPDLREQGYQTRIAVEETRKAILKLLPGVSLTAGPQYDSNSFLVDQQWFSAGAKLSWSLMNLVAAPTTLKLADTNEKVAEARRLALRMAVLAQVHVAERQFRNAVTQFRQSDALWSVDRRLAELSEARSASNAQGVLERVAAQASSITSQVRRFQGYAQMEQAYAKILSTLGEDPLPPESAGPQASPSGAPGAVLAAQQP from the coding sequence ATGAAGATGCGTCTGGGGCTGAGTGTCTCCTTCCTGGCGCTGCTGTCGGCTTGCGCCGTCCAGCCCGAGCCGTTCACGGCGAGCGATCTGGCCCAGCAGGCGCTCGACGACCGGCTGGCACTGTTCAAGGATACCGCGCCGCTGGCCGGGCCAATGACGCTGGACGAGGCGATGGCCCGCGCCTTGGCCCATAACCTGGACAAGCGCTCCAAGATGATGGAGGAGGCGTTGGCCCTGGGTCAGACCGAGGTCGATGCGTTCGAGATGCTGCCCAAGCTGGCCGCCAACGCGGGGTACACTTACCGATCCGAGTACTACGCAACGCGCTCGCGTGATCTCGTGACCGGCATCACCAACCCCAACATCAATCCGACCTACTCCCAAGACCGCGAGGTGTTCACCTCCGATCTGACCATGTCCTGGAACATTCTTGACTTCGGCGTGTCCTATTACACCGCTCACCAAAACGCCAACCGAGCCCTGATCGCTCAAGAGCGGCGGCGCAAGGCGGTGCACACCCTGGTCCAGGAAGTGCGCACGGCCTTTTGGCGCACGGCGGCCTACCAAACCCTGAAAGGCGACGTGGATCGCACCATGCAGGAGGCCCAGGCCGCCCTGGAGCGCTCGCGCATCGTGGAACGAGAAAACCTGAGGGCTCCGGCCGAGGCGCTGCGCTACCAAAAGTCGCTTCTGGAAACCTTGCGCCAGTTGACCCTCTTGCAACAAGACCTCTCCACCGCCCCCCTGGAGCTGGCCGCCCTGGTCAACCTGCCGCCAAGTCAGGACATCCGCGTGGTGGTGCCCGCGGATCTGGCGGTGCGGATCTGGGACATGCCCCTGGAGCGCATGGAGGATCTGGCCTTTAACAACAACCCCGATCTGCGCGAGCAGGGCTACCAGACGCGCATCGCCGTCGAGGAAACCCGTAAGGCGATCTTGAAGCTGCTGCCCGGTGTCAGTCTGACAGCAGGACCACAGTACGACAGCAACAGCTTCCTGGTCGATCAGCAGTGGTTCAGCGCCGGGGCCAAGCTGTCTTGGAGCCTGATGAACTTGGTGGCGGCGCCCACCACGCTGAAGCTGGCCGACACCAACGAAAAAGTCGCCGAGGCCCGGCGTCTGGCCCTGCGGATGGCCGTTTTGGCCCAGGTGCACGTGGCCGAGCGCCAGTTCCGCAACGCCGTGACCCAGTTCCGCCAGTCCGACGCCTTGTGGTCGGTGGATCGGCGCTTGGCCGAGCTGTCGGAGGCCCGCAGCGCGAGCAATGCCCAAGGCGTGCTGGAGCGCGTGGCGGCACAGGCGTCGAGCATCACCTCGCAGGTCCGCCGGTTCCAGGGCTATGCCCAGATGGAGCAGGCTTACGCCAAGATCCTGTCAACCCTGGGCGAGGATCCCCTGCCTCCCGAGTCCGCCGGTCCGCAGGCCAGCCCGAGCGGGGCGCCAGGGGCGGTCCTCGCCGCACAGCAGCCATGA
- a CDS encoding efflux RND transporter periplasmic adaptor subunit encodes MRGSRAGVALVLALGVAPAGAQTGLDLRAQLSPRDFTTLAAEIGAKVDRLTVRDGDRFTKGQVLVGFDCSMQKAQRDEARAALSAAEKTVAVNRRLLELKTIGKLENDLALAEADKARARIAATSAAVGKCQIEAPFDGRVVEQKVRAQQFVQPGQALLDILDDSVLELEVVVPSKWLAWLKPGTAFQVVLEETGKTYPVKLVRTGARIDPVSQTVKVTGAIGGHFPELLAGMSGQVLLAEP; translated from the coding sequence ATGAGGGGGTCTCGCGCCGGGGTCGCGCTGGTGCTGGCCCTGGGGGTCGCCCCGGCCGGCGCCCAGACCGGCCTGGATCTGCGCGCCCAGTTGAGCCCGCGTGATTTCACCACCTTGGCCGCCGAGATCGGCGCCAAGGTGGACCGGCTCACGGTGCGCGACGGCGACCGCTTCACCAAGGGGCAGGTCCTCGTCGGCTTTGACTGCTCGATGCAGAAGGCCCAGCGGGACGAGGCCCGCGCGGCCCTATCGGCGGCGGAAAAGACCGTGGCCGTCAACCGACGGCTCCTGGAGCTCAAGACCATCGGCAAACTGGAGAACGACCTCGCCCTGGCCGAGGCGGATAAGGCCCGGGCCCGCATCGCCGCGACCTCGGCCGCCGTGGGCAAGTGCCAGATCGAGGCGCCCTTCGATGGTCGGGTGGTGGAACAAAAGGTGCGTGCCCAGCAATTTGTCCAACCCGGCCAAGCCCTGCTCGACATTCTGGATGACTCGGTGCTGGAGTTGGAGGTGGTGGTGCCCTCGAAGTGGCTGGCTTGGCTCAAGCCCGGCACCGCCTTTCAGGTGGTCCTCGAGGAAACCGGCAAGACCTACCCGGTCAAGCTGGTGCGGACCGGGGCGCGCATCGACCCCGTGAGCCAGACGGTCAAGGTGACCGGGGCCATCGGGGGGCATTTTCCCGAACTGCTTGCCGGGATGAGTGGCCAAGTCTTGCTGGCCGAGCCCTGA